A section of the Candidatus Hydrogenedentota bacterium genome encodes:
- a CDS encoding MerR family transcriptional regulator, whose product MISKFEDRRYGIAKVSDMTGVPAHVLRQWEGRFPQLKPGRDRANRRFYKPGDIAVVQRIKQLLWHEKMTTKGARIRLAEELRGEGRPRTRQEAIDILDKMEEQIRTMLDLLEEE is encoded by the coding sequence ATGATCTCCAAGTTTGAAGACCGGCGCTACGGGATAGCCAAAGTTAGTGACATGACCGGCGTTCCGGCCCACGTGCTCAGACAGTGGGAAGGCCGGTTTCCACAGTTGAAACCAGGACGCGATCGAGCGAACCGGCGGTTCTACAAACCCGGGGATATCGCTGTCGTACAGCGCATCAAACAACTGTTGTGGCACGAAAAAATGACCACCAAAGGCGCGCGCATACGGCTGGCTGAGGAACTCCGCGGCGAGGGACGTCCCCGAACCCGCCAGGAAGCCATCGACATTCTCGACAAGATGGAAGAACAAATACGCACAATGCTCGACCTCCTGGAAGAAGAATAG